The Branchiostoma floridae strain S238N-H82 chromosome 3, Bfl_VNyyK, whole genome shotgun sequence genomic sequence AATCATAGCCAAAACATAGGCAATAGAGTGAACACCAGTTCCAACACCCAAAACACAGTTACAGTGTtatatagagaaaatgttattGCGACAACTTTATTATAATAAACAGGACAAGTAAGGTACAGTGTATGGAAAtttgtacatatacaaaattttatgtactgtacatgGGAGTTGAGTTGTGCAATGACTATTCATGACTGTGTGTTGCTAATATCTAATTGTAAAAAACTAATCTAATTCATGAATAACGATAGAAACAACCTATCCAATACAAAAGGTAGTATCATATCACCTCCAAGTTCAGGTCCTAGTTTTCTACTGAAATATAGAGCTCTTGCCAACTTAGACATTCTTCTTTTCCTCCTTCCAGAAGACTCCCTAACTGAGACGTCTGAAGACCCTGTGTGCTGTGAGAAGAAGCTGCCTTGTTTCTGTtgaggtgtttgtttgtttactaccGTCACCGTGGCGACCCGGAAACTGTTCTCCATGAAGATGAGTGAGACCTGGGTCTGCTTCTCGTGCTGTTATACTGAACAACCACAACCGGTTAGTTAACTTGGTTATCATTCTTAGCCTAACTTATTAACTAACTCTAACCCAGAATTGGGTAATGGGTTTGCTTCTCGTGCTGTTACACCACAATCACAGCCAGATAGTTATCATTGTTAACTTGCCAGTTAGTTCACTTGGTAATCTTTGCTAACCTAAATCATAGTCTAGTCTAGCGCTGACCTGTATCCAAGACTCAGGCCTACTGATAACTTTCTGACATCATTTaattttgtacacaatgtgtacatgtacattgtaatatcaTTTGGCCTCAGCAAAAAGTGGTCAAATTGTAGACACCACCTAGCAGTTGCCTTTCCAACTGCAACTTGCTCCTTAGGTGACAGTTACAAGCATGACATTGAGTTAAAACAAAATATGGTATGTTTACTTTAAAGAGCTTTTGTGTGGTATGGTTCGAGACCTCGTTTACCATTTATTAATGTGTGTATTTTTACTGTGTTTTTCAGAGGAGAAAAAGAATAGACCGGACGATGATAGGCCAACCCACAAACTTTGTCCACACAGGACACATAGGCCACGGGGACATGGCAGGCAATCATGTAAGTACAAATGACATAAGAACCACATCGTGGACAAACAGGATTGAACCCTGATttccaaagagaaaaaaaaagaatgagcTTGACAAAGGCTGGAAAGTTTTAGTATAGGGTTCTAGCCTGCAACCCTCTCAAAAAAAGTCTCATCTGTCCTCTCAAAAAAAGTCtcatcctttgacagaattttgcaatGGGGACAGACAAAGATTTTGTCCAGTCTGTCCTCTGTGACTgaaaaaattggcatgtaaggATTTAAATGAATAATATCttgcaaagatctccagaaattcaGCACAGAATGTTTTGCCAtggaaccaagctgagtctactttaccagcaaaatttgcccctcaaaatgcaggaaatagcatgcATTTCAGTCGCATGGAAGCCTTTGGCGCTCTGCAGCATTTACCAGGGGAAGGTCAGGagaaaaattcaggctggctagaacactggacAAATTTCTTTTGTCCGTGTTGGAAAACGGTTAGCGTAAGATCTGAGACAAGAATATCCAAGATGTATAGTACAGGATATTGCAAAATATCCTGTATATTGCAGGATATCTGCCTCCTTGTTCAAGCCTTCCTAATCTTAAAACCAAACATACAGCAGGTCACCAAGCCCAGAATTGGTGCCATTCCAACTATCCCCCCTAAAGACCTTGACTTGTGaccagtacatacatgtacatactgacCCAACATGTACAGATATGTCAGGAATGGTAGATTGTATCTTAGGAAGATACACATGGCCTTGTGACCTCCTTCAAGGGTTGTAGAAGGTTGTGCTACTTTTGTATAAAATCAATCGCTTTGGTCACTACTTTGTTGTTAGTAAGAAGAAaaacgtacattgtacatgtgtaaagctGACTTTGTACATGCGAAACTGTGTGGTCCAAACTGCAGAAAAAATCTCATACAGACAAATATGATCTCTTGAATTTCCCAAATTAATCTTAAGTTAGTGGTTCAAACTTTGTTGTTATTCTTCATGTTAGGACGAGGGAGACTCAGTACAACAACAGTCAAAAGTAAGCATGGCTCTTCAAGAAAACAACTGAAAGATCatgtcagaaaattttcaaatcaaagTTATATTTTGCAAATGATCGTTTCTGAGTGAAattgtaaaatcattttttttattaattctGGTCAAAAAATTATGATTGTGGttaattatttttcaaaacttagAGTAAGACTCAGTttggtgtgatttttttttttttaaacatatcaCTATAATTCTTTGTGGATCTTTACAGGGTTTGAAAAATGTGTGCAAATTCAGCATTCCATGTTAATAATTGTTATGAGAGTTTATTGTTCAActtaatttgattttgttcgTATGATGTGTACAGATAAATATTTCACCCAACTACATGTGTGTTGTTACAAGTTTTGAAAATGCTTCATGAAGCAGATGTTAATgttaaaacaaaatgtttcctaCACAGGGTACACATATTTACATTTAGAATGATTTAGAATGACCTTACATTTGACAGTAAAATGTGATCAGAAACAACAAGCCAGGAACAATATTGTATGTGTAAATATGTAGTCTCTATCATTGTGCTGTTATTTGatagaatatttttttgtttgtttcagatcAATTCAGTTCAGCTGCAGATGAGATCGAAGGGCGGGTATGACCACTCGTCTCCTGTCAACAACTACCAGATCAGAGCAGTAGCAGTGGGGGACTTAGCTAACCATAACTAGGTAAGTTAGCTAACCATAACTAGGTAGGTTAGCTAACCATAACTAGGTAAGTTAGCTAACCATAACTAGGTAAGTTAGCTAACATTAACTACCAGATCAGAGCAGTAGCAGTGGGGGACTTAGCTAACCATAACTAGGTAAGTTAGCTAACCATAACTAGGTAAGTTAGCTAACCATAACTAGGTAAGTTAGCTAACCATAACTAGGTAAGTTAGCTAACCATAACTAGGTAAGTTAGCTAACCATAGATAGGTAAGTTAGCTAACCATAACTAGGTAAGTTAGCTAACATTAACTACCAGATCAGAGCAGTAGCAGTGGGAGACTTAGCTAACCATAACCAAGTAAGTTAGCTAACCATAACTACAAATGTAGGTAAGTTAGCTAACAATAAGTAGGTAAGTTAGCTAACCATAAATAGGTAAGTTAGCTAACCATAACTAGATAAGTTACCTAACCATAACTAGGGAAGTTAGCTTACCATAACTAGGTAAGTTGATACTGTCGCAGtactagatagctttaaacaatgcttCCATTTTCGAAGATGTGCAAATGTAAGGCGGGACAGgtcctttacatgtacattgcattgTCATACAATTAGCAGGTAGTAAAAGATGTGTGGCAAAGAACTCTACTAGTATTACATGCAAATGGTTttgaattaaatgaaaattgaaTCATAtcaataatacaaatgtatcatgtaACATACAAGGACAAATTGTTAAGACTTTTAAGAAAATTTGCATCTTGTATAGACATCCATGTTGTTAACACTACTCTGTTTATGAAGAGGTAATACACCTGACAGGTGTACTTTTTTACTGACTGTgactttgttattgtttttcagATTGCGAGAAGATAACGTGATAGGAATACGCCAAGATAATGCTGTGCAGTCAGACTTTCTATATCAACCACTACGTCCCTTAGGATATAGACATCTGTGCATATTCAAATGATCTCCAAAGATCTCAACAGACAAGACTGTTTTGATAGAAGCCTGGTTTGGGTGAATACTGTCATCATGATGCCTTGGATTTTACTGGTGTACAGCGCCTTCTAGTGTCTGGGAAAGAAACTGCAGGCCCTGTCTCTGCCATGTTGGATATTATATGCACTAGTGTACAGTGCCTCCTATTGATGAAGTAAGGAACTGCAGCACCTGTCTCTGCCatactgagaaaaaaaacatgagattGCAACCTGTACATAGATGTGCTTTTAATGAAAGATATTTAGACTGGAAGATGATAATGTTATGTAGCTGACCTTGCAGTTTTAATGGGAAGAGATAGAGGGCATTGTGGTGTAGAGGGGAGCATTAACTTTTTCATACTTTGCTTCACTGCTTGCTTTCGATCGCGAAATTTCAGTATGAACTGAAATGTCATAGCAGTTGGTTTTTAACTTCATACTTGTATTCTGTATCCATGTGTAACATTACAGTTATATTGACATTCCTTGATTTTTTACATGGTAAATTTTAACGTGCATTGTGCATTattatgtctgtttgtgttttcgaTATCGTTTTTACCACTTTTATCATATTTTACATGTTTCATGTTGTCTAAGTGTTGAAGGCTGGTTGGTGTCTGTATAAATGCATGGTGTATGAATAGGCTCACTTtaaatctccaagtagatgtgaGGGGAAAATTTGGCAACCCCAAAGTCAAAAACACCCGACAGCTTGAAAACGCTATGATTTTTCTCTTAACATTTACTTGGAGGTTTCTTGTTTTTGGACTAACTTGCAATATTATTGTGATTTAAACTTGCATTTCAAACTTTATAGTACTTGGGTGCATTGCATAACTACCTTAAActtttatcatatcattatgaGGTACTGGAGCTgctttgaaagaaagaaagatgataaaaaacaACTGCATTAGGAATTCGACTTTAGGCCACAGAAAGCTGATTTTGTGGATGATATCTACGGAAGACCCttaatatactgtaattcctgattttttcactgtaatgttatgttcacggttttcacggtgacgactgtaacgtgaacttatcattaccgataaaaaataattcacagacttttttcatgcgcacttgcctcgacagtgaacatttacttccgagaacaagttcaattttctcagaccgtgaaaatttggtaccgtgaagataaagtgaattacagtatttagtGAATGGAAAAAAGCACAACACATTTGGTGATAGAATTAGAAACTTCACATTTACG encodes the following:
- the LOC118411509 gene encoding CDC42 small effector protein 2-like, with amino-acid sequence MKMSETWVCFSCCYTEQPQPRRKRIDRTMIGQPTNFVHTGHIGHGDMAGNHDEGDSVQQQSKINSVQLQMRSKGGYDHSSPVNNYQIRAVAVGDLANHN